The Kribbella sp. HUAS MG21 genome includes the window AAGAGCAACGTGCACACGATGCTCGCAGACTTCGGCCAGACCGCCAACGAGATCTACGGACGCACGAACAACCCGGCGGACCTCAGCCGGACACCGGGCGGGTCGAGCGGCGGCGGCGCGGCCGCGCTCGCCGCAGGCCTCACTTATCTCGAGTACGGCTCCGACCTGGTCGGCTCGATCCGCCTGCCTGCGGCGTACTGCGGCGTCTACGGCCTCAGGCCCACCAACGGACTCGTCCCGCTGCGCGGCTTCGACGTCCCCGGTACGCCGTACCTCCCGAGCGAACTGCCCAACTTGTCGACAATCGGACCACTCGCCCGCTCCGCCGCCGATCTGCGGACCGCACTGCAGGCGACCGCCGGCCCCGACGCGCCGTACTCGTACCGACTTCCGCCGCCCCGGCACACCCGCCTCCAGGACTACCGCGTCGGCGTCGTCACCGATCACCCCGCGGCGCCGGTCACCGGCGACGTCGGCGACGCGTTGTCGGCCACCATCGACCGCATCGCCAGAACTGGCGCGAAGATTGTTGACAATTGGCCGGTCGACGTCGACCCGAACGAGCAGGCGGAGGACTTCGGCCGTCAGGTCGAGCTGTTCTTCGCGCTGCACGTCGACTCGGACAGCGAACTGTCGCTCGCGGAACTGCGCGACCTCGAGCGGCGCCGGATGACGGCACGCCAGAAGTGGCAGCGGTACTTCGAGGACGTCGACGTCTTCCTGTGCCCGACGAGCTTCACGGTCGCGTTCCCGCACGGTGCCACGACCATCGCAGGGCAGCCGTACGAGGCGCAGGTGTTCTGGATCGCCCACGCGTCACTGACCGGGCACCCCGCGCTCAGCATGCCGATCGGGCACACCCCGGCGGGGTTGCCGGTGGGCGCTCAGGTGATCGGCCCGTGGCATGAGGACGACACCGCGATCACGTTCGCCGAGCTCCTGGCTGGTTGACTGCCGTCATGTTCGCGATCGGTGAGTTCGCCCGCCACGGCCGGGTGTCGATTCGGATGCTGCGGCACTACGACGCGATCGGCCTGCTGCGACCGGCGTACGTCGATCCCGCCACCGGCTACCGCAGTTACACCGCGGCGCAGCTCGCCGACCTGAACCGGATCGTCGCGCTCAAGGACCTCGGCTTCTCCCTCGACCAGGTCCGCACGATGATCGCGGACGACCTCGGCCCGGCCGAGCTCCGCGCGATGCTCACGCTACGCCGCGCGCAGCTGGAGACCACGCTGGCCGAGAGCCACGCGCGGCTCGCCCAGGTCGCGTCACGCCTGCGCGGCCTGGAGTCCGACGTTCCGGCCGCGGATGTCGTCGTCAAGGAGCTGCCCGCTGTACGGCTCGTCGGCCTGACCGCCGCCGCTCCGAGTTTCACGCCAGACGACATCACGCCCGTGGTACATCCGCTCTGCGCAGAGCTCGGCCGGCGGTTGCCGGAGGCCGACGTCCGGCCCTCGGGTCGTCTGACTTGCCTGTACGAGCAGGAGTCCGAGGACCAGGTCGTCGTCCGCGCGACGGTACCGGCCGTAGTCGATGCCGGAGGCAACCTCAACGGGCTGGACGTGATCGATCTGCCCGCCGTGCAGGCGGCGACGCTGGTGCACCGCGGGCCGATCGACCAGGTCCTTCCGTCCTGGCAGGCGCTGGCCCGCTGGCTCGACGACAACGGCCGGCGCGCCGCCGAGCCGGCCCGCGAGCTCTACCTCGACATCCCGGACGATCCAGATGGCTGGGTCACGGAACTGCAGCAGCCGCTCACAACCGGCTGAACGACAGGGTCTCGCCGCGGGCGCCGCCCATCCACAGGTCCTGGCAGGCCGCGGCGAACTCCTCCAGGTTCTCCGTCACCGCACCGAACACGTTGCCCGGCACCCACCCCTGGTCACCGTTGATCAGCAGGTTGTTGCGCCCGTAGAACACCGCCAGGTCGACGATCGCCCCGGTCGTGCCGGTGCCGGTGGTGTTCTCGTACCCGTACGCCGGGTTCCCGAGGTCGTCGGAGTCGAACGAGAACCAGCACAGATCGCCCGGGATCGGCGTGACCGTGGTGTTCTCCTTGCCGGGATCGGGCGCGAACGCGGGCAGCAGCGTGTAGATCTCGTTCCGCGCGTACTTGCCGTGGAACACCGGCGCCGACAGCGGCAGCGCGTCCCACACCGCCGCACAGGTCCGCGGCGCCACGTCCTCGAGGAGCTTCGCGACGCAGCTCACGCCGCGCTTGTCCAGGCTGACGGTGATGTACTTGCTCACTGGGCCTCCAGGGTCGGGGTACGCAGGTGCCACTCGGTCGCGGCCTGATAGGCCTGACCGACCCGCAACGTCAGCGCGTCGGCATGCCTCGGCCCGACCACCTGCAGCCCCACCGGCAGCCCGGCCCGGGTGAAACCGCACGGCACACTCAGCGCCGGCTGCTGCGTGAGGTTGAAGGGATACGTGTACGGCGTCCAGTCGGTCCAGTCCGGCGACGCCGAACCGTCCGGCACGTCCTGCCCGATCGGGAACGCGGTGATCGGCAGCGTCGGCGTCACCAGTACGTCGTACCGCTCGTGGAAGCGGCCCATCAGCGTCCCGAGGTCCATCCGTACGGCGGTCGCGTCGAGGAAGTCCGAGGCCGTGTACGCCGATCCGAGCGCGGCGACCCGCCGCAGCCCGGGGTCGACGCGATCGTCGACCGTGTACGCCGACAGCACCTTCGCCGCGCCCGACCACCACAGCACGTTGAACGCGTCGACCGGGTCCGCGAACCCGGGATCGACGTCCTCCACCTCGGCGCCGAGGTCCGCGAGCACGCCGGCCGCGGTCCGTACCAGCGCCTCGACCTCGGGATCGTTGCGGACGTACCCGAGGTTCGCCGAGAACCCGACGCGCAGGCCCGCGATCCCGTCGTCGATGCCGTCCAGGAAGGAGTGGCTCGGTGTCGGCATCGCCGACCAGTCGCGGGAGTCGAACCCGGTCACGATGTCGAGCAGCGCCGCCGCGTCGCGCACGGTCCGTGTCATCGGCCCCGCGTGCGAGAGCGTCCCGAACGCGCTCGGCGGGTAGAGCGGGATCAGCCCGTACGTCGGCTTCAACGCGACCGTGCCGGTGAACGCCGCCGGGATCCGGACCGATCCGCCGCCGTCCGTGCCGAGCGACCACACGCCCATCCCGAGTCCGACCGCGGTCGCCGAGCCGCCGCTCGAACCGCCTGCGGTTCTCGCCGGATCCCACGGGTTGCCGGTCGCGCCGTACGTGAACGAGTCCGTGACGCCCTTCCAGGAGTACTCCGGCGTGGTCGTCTTCCCGAGGATGACGGCGCCCGTCTCACGCAGCCGCGCGACCGACGGCGCGTCCTCGTCCCACGGTCCGGCCGGGTCGATCATCGTGCTGCCGCGGATTGTCGGCCATCCTTTTGTCCACAATGCGTCCTTGACGGACGTCGGCACACCGTCGCCGGGTCCCAGCGGGGTGCCCGCGTGCCAGCGCGCCTCCGACTCCTTGGCCGCGGCGAGCGCACCCTCGGCGTCGACGAGCACGAAGGCGTTGACCTGCTTGCCGTAGCGCTCGATCGCGTCGAGCGCGGCCTGGGTCGCCTCGACCGGGGACAACTCTCCGGTCCGGTAGCCCGCCACCAACTCGGATGCCTGCCTCATCGATCTCCTGTCGGAATGTAGCCAAGCTTCTTGTCAACAATGTTCAGGAGCGGTTCGCCGGCGAGCCAGCGGTGGACGTTGGTCGCGAACTGGGCCGCGAGGGTGTCGCGCCAGCCGATCACGTCACCGGACATGTGCGCGGTGACCGTCACGTTGGGCGCGTCCCACAGCGGATGGTCCGGCGGCAGCGGTTCGGTGTCGAACACGTCGAGAGTCGCCGCGATCCTGCCGTCGTGGAGGGCGGCGAGCAGTGCGGTTTCGTCGACAATCGGACCACGAGCAACGTTGACCAGGTGCGTACCGGGCCGCATCGCGGCGAGCACGGCCGCGTCGACGAGTCCCCGGGTGGCGCTGGTCAACGGCGCGGCGAGTACGACATGATCCGCCCACGCGACCTCGGCGACAAGATTGCTGCTGGCAACGATCGTGCCGAAGTCCGGGTCGTCCCCTCGCGCGACCCGGCCGGCACCCCGGACCTCCAACCCGGCCGCACGCAGCAGCCGGGCCGTCTCCCTCCCGATCGCACCGGTCCCGACGACCAGTGCCCGCGCCCCGAGCACACTGCGCGTCTCGCGGTGCTGCCATTGCCGGCCGCGCTGCAGGTCGTAGCTGCGCAGGCTGTCCTTGGCGTGCGCGATCACGGCACCGAGCACGTACTCCGCGATCGGCCGGTCGAACACCCCGTGCGCGTTGGTGACCACGACCGCGGAGTCCCGCAGTTCGTCGAACAGCAACGTGTCGACACCCGCGGCGGTGACGTGGATCCATTCGAGCGACCCGGCGTCGTCCCAGACGTCCCGGACAGCCGTCGAGAAGAAGTCCCAGAGCATCAGGGCCCGGGCACCGTCGACCGCCGCCCGCAGCCCGTCCGCGGCGCAATACCGGAAGTCGACGGGCAGGCCGTCGAGCCCCGGCGGACGGTCGGTCGCCCGCTCACAGAGCACCGCGACGACTGGTCTGTCCGCGGAGCTCTTCGGGGTGGCCGGCACAGGTTCGAGGCTAGGAACTCGCTGGTAGGATTGTCAACAATCCATCAAGAGCCGCACACTGACTCGCATGAGCACGCGTCCCCTGACCAACCCGATGCCCGCGGCGGTGCCACCACTGCTGCAGACCGGCATCGGCGTCGTCGCGCCGTACGACTTCGCGCTCGACCGCGAGCTCTGGCGCTGGACACCCGACGAGGTCACCCTGCACCTCACGCGGACGCCGTACGCACCGATGGCCGCGACCGTCGAGATGGCCGTGCACATCTCGGATCCGGAACTCGTCGCGCGGACGACGTACGACGTGCTCGCCGTCGGCCCGCTGGCGGTCGCGTACGCCTGCACGTTCGGTAGTTTCGTCGGCGGCCTGGCCGGCGAGCTCGCCCTCGTGGACGCGATGGTCGGCGCCGGTGCGCCGGCGGCGGTCACCACCAGCGGCGCGCTGCTGCTCGCGCTCCGGCGGCTCGGCGTGCACCGGATCGCGACCGTCACGCCGTACACGCACGACCTCACCGCCGGGCTGACCGCGTTCCTCGCCGAAGCGGGGATCGAGGTCGTCGCGACGGCTGGGCTCGGGCTGATCGCGCAGATCTGGGCCGTCCCGTACGAGACGACGGTCGAGCTGGTCCGGAGCGTCGACAGCGCCGCCGCCGAGGCGATCTTCATCAGCTGCACCAACCTGCCGACGTACGACGTGATCGCCGGCCTGGAGGCCGCGCTCGGCAAGCCGGTGCTGACCGCGAACCAGGTCACGATGTGGGCCGTCCTCGAACTCACCGGGCACACCGGGATCGGCCCGGGCCAGCGATTGCTGAGCGTCCGATGAAGGAATACGACGCCCGGCTGGCCAAAGTTCGCGCCGTACTGAGGCAGCGCGGACTCGGCGCGCTCGTGGTCAGTGATCCCGCGAACATCTTCTACCTGACCGGGTACGACGCCTGGTCGTTCTACACCCCGCAGTGCGTGCTGGTTCCGGCCGACGGCGACGTGCAGTTGTTCGCGCGGGCGATGGACGCCGCCGGGGCGTCGTACACCTGCGACCTGCGGGCCGACCAGATCCACGGCTACCCGGAGTCGTACGTGCACCGGCCGGACCTGCATCCGTTCGACTGGATCGCGCAGCGCTGTCACGAGCTGATCCCGGGCGGCGCGGACGTCGCGGTCGAGTGCGACGCGCACTACTTCACCGCCCGGAGCTACCTTGCCCTCGGCAACGGTCTGCCGGGCCGCCGGCTGGTCGACTCGGCCGAGCTCGTGAACTGGGTCCGGCTGGTGAAGTCGCCGTACGAGCTCGGCCAACTGCGGATCGCCGGCACGATCGCGGAGCACGCCATGCGGGTCGCGCTCGACGGGCTGCGCCCCGGACGGCGGCAGTGCGACGTGGCCGCCGAGATCCTCGCGGCGCAGACGACCGGCACTGCGGAGCACGGCGGCGACTACCCGGCGATCGTGCCGATGCTGCCGACCGGCGACGCGGCCGGCACACCTCACCTCACCTGGAGCGATCGTCCGTTTGTCGACAATGAGGCGACAACGATCGAGCTGGCCGGCGTCCACGGCCGGTACCACGCCCCGCTGGCGCGCACCGTGATGCTCGGCGACCCGCCGCGCCGGCTCCGGGAGACTGCGAAGATCGTTGCCGACGGCATGCAGGCGACATTGTCGACAATCCGTCCGGGCGTCACCGGCGGAGCGGTGCACGCCGCGTTCAACGAGGTCATCTCCGCGCACGGGCTGGTGAAGGAATCGCGGATCGGGTACTCGATCGGCATCGGGTACCCGCCGGACTGGGGCGAACGCACCGTCAGCCTGCGCGCCGAGGAGACCACCGTGCTCACCGCGGGCATGGCGTTCCACGTCATCCTCGGGATGTGGATGGACGGCTGGGGCTACGAGCTGTCCGAGCCGGTGGCGGTCACCGACGACGGAGTGGAACGGCTGACCGGCCTGTCCCACGAACTGACGATCAGGAGGTAGTCCCTTGCCAGCACTCCCGTACGCCGCGCGCGCCGCCGGACTCGTGGGCTCGGTGATCGACTCGAGTACGTCGCTGCTGCACAAGCAGACGCACGACATCGTCCGCTTCGCGATGGGATCACCGGCGGCCGAGGCCGTGCCGTCGGAGGTGCTGTCCGCGATCGCGGCCGAGGAGCTGAGTCGGCCCGCTGCCTACGACTATGCGGCCACCGAGGGCGACCCGCCGCTGCACGCGGCGCTGCTGGAGATGCTGCGCGGGACGAGCGACGAGACGACCGCCGAGCGCCTCACCGTCACCGCCGGTGGCATGCAGGGCCTCGACCTGTTCTGCAAGATCTTCGTCGATCCCGGCGACCTCGTCGTCGTCGAGTCCCCGACGTACACGAACGGCAGCGCGACCGCGCTCTCGTACGGCGCCGAGCTGCTCGAAGTACCGGTGGACGACGACGGGATGATTGTCGACGATCTACCGCGGCTGCTCGACGGGCGGCGGCCGAAGGCGATCTACACGATTCCGACGTTCCAGAACCCGTCCGGCGCGACGCTCTCCCTTGAACGCCGGCACCAGCTGCTCGACCTCGCCCGCTCCTGGGGCTCGATGGTGATCGACGACGACCCGTACGGTCTGCTGCGCTTCGCCGGCGAACCGCTTCCGACCCTGCGCGAACTCGGCGCGGGCGATCCGCTGGTCTTCTCCGTGCGGACCTTCTCCAAGATCGTCGCGCCCGGGCTGCGCGTCGGCTGGGTGGACGCGGATCCCGAACTCCAGCAGGTGCTGATCAACGCGAAGCAGGCGATGGACACCTGCACCAACCTGCCCGCGCAGCGCTTGCTCGCCGGCTTCCTGACCGGCGGTCATCTCGAGGAGCATCTGGTCAAGCAGCGAGCGGAGTACAAGCGGCGCAAGGAGGCCATGCACGCCGCGCTGACCGAGCACTTCGCCGACATCGCTCGCTGGACCGATCCGGAAGGCGGCTTCTTCCTCTGGGTCACGTTGCAGAACGGCGTCGACACCGAGGAACTGTTCGAGGTCGCGCTGGCCGAAGGTATCGCATTCATCCCCGGTCCGGCCTTCTCCCCCGGCGGTCGCTTCACCGACGCGTTCCGGTTGTGCTTCGCATCGACCACGCCCGACCGGATCCACGAGGGTGTCGCTCGGCTCCGGCGGGCCGCGGACAAGCTAGCGGGGTAGCGCGTCGGCCAGGAGTTCGGCCAGATGGCGAGCGCGGCGCGGGGTGCCTTGAGCGATCTGCGTGCGACAGCTGAAGCCGTCGGCGAGCACGGTTGTTGATTGTGGCAACGACCGTACGGCGGGCAGCAGCACGCGCTCACCGACCGCCTTGGAGACGTCGTAGTGGTCGCGTTCGAAGCCGAAGTTGCCGGCCAGACCGCAGCAGCCCGGAGGCGCCAGGCCCGCCTCGATGCCAGCCGCTGCCATCAGCTTGCGGTCGGCGTCGAAGCCGAGAACGGCGTGCTGATGGCAGTGCGGTTGCACGAACGCCTCTCCCCCGACGTGCGGCGGTTGCCAGGCGGAATCGACGAGGAGTTCGGAGAAGGTTCGGATCTGGGTCGCGGCCGACGCGGCGAGCGGGTTGCCGGCCAGGAGCGCGGGCGCGTCGTGGCGGAAGGCCGCCGTACAGCTTGGCTCGAGACCGATGATCGGCGTACCGGCGTCGAGGTGCGGGGCAAGGGTGTCGAGCGATCGGCTGACGACGCGGCGGGCCTTGGTGAGCTGCCCGGTCGAGATCCACGTGAGTCCGCAGCAGACTGGTTTGCTAGGCAGCACAACCTCGTAGCCCGCTGACTCCAGTACGGCGACCGCGGCGCGGCCGATCTCTGGTGCCAGGTAGTTGGTGAAGGTATCCGGCCACAGTACGACGCGCTGGCCCGCGGCCGACGTACTGCGTCGTTCGAACCAGCGGGTGAAGGTCTCCGTGGCGAAGGGCGGTACGTCGCGCTCGGCGGCGATCCCTCCGAGGCGCTTCGTCAGCCTGGAGCCGGCGAAGCGGTTCGCCAGCCGGGGTGCGTGCGCGGCGAATCGTGACCACAGCGGCAGCCAGCCCATCGACCAGTGCGACAACGGGCGCGCCCACGGCCGCCGCGCGTAGTGGTGGTGGGTGAACTCGGCCTTGTACGTCGCGATGTCCACGTTCACCGGACAGTCCGAGAGGCATCCCTTGCAGGACAGGCAGAGGTCCAGCCCGTCGCGTACTTCGGTCGAACGCCAGCCGTCCGTGACCACGTCGCCTTGGAGCATCTCCCACAGCAGGTGCGCGCGGCCGCGGGTCGAGTGCAGTTCCTCGCGGGTGACCTGATAGCTCGGGCACATCACGCTGCCGGACGTCTGGCGGCACTTCCCGATGCCCACACACCGCCGCTGCGCCTGCGCGAAGTCGTGGTCGTCGCCCGGATAGTCGAAGATTGTCAACAACCCACGGTCCTTGGCCGGTCCGTCGTGCCGGATCGCGAGGTCGAGCGGCGGCGGTTCGGCGATCATGCCCGGGTTCAGGACGTCCGCGGGATCCCAGATTCGTTTCAGCTCGCGGAAGAGCGCCAGCCCGTCGGCGCCATACATCTTTCCGAGCAACTCGCCGCGCGCCCTGCCGTCGCCGTGCTCCCCCGACACCGAGCCGCCGAGTTCGACGACCAGGTCGGCGGCCTGTTCGACGAACTCGCGGTACGTGGTCAGGCCGCGCGGACTGAGCAGGTCGAAGTCGATCCGCATGTGCATGCAGCCCTCGCCGAAGTGGCCGTACGACGCACCGGAAAGGCCGTGCTGGTTGAGCAGTACGTCCAGGCCGCGCAGGTACGCGCCGAGACGTTCGGGTGGTACGGCGGCGTCCTCCCAGCCGCCCCACGCCTCGGCGCCGTCCGCGCGGCGGGTCGCCAAGCCGGCGGCGTCCGTACGGCAGCGCCAGAGGACGGCTTGCGCCTTCGGGTCGGTGACCAGTGAGGCGGTCGCGGGTGAGCCGGAGTCGCGCAGTTCTTCCAGCATCGCGCGGGCGGCTGCGGCGGCTGACGGTTCGTCCTCGCCGCCCAGCTCGACAAGCAGCCAGGCCTTGCCTGCGGGGAGGCCGGCGTGGACCGCAGCGTCGCGGACCTCGGTCGGGAGGCGGTCGACGAGTTCGTGGTTGATGGATTCCATGGTCAGCGGGGCGTGGCGCAGTACGACCGGGACGCAGTCCGCCGAGGTGATCGAGTCGCTGAAGCCCAGTACGCACAGGACCTTTGCCTTGGGCAACTCCACGAGGCGGACGGTCGCCCGGAGCGTCGCGGCCAGGGTGCCTTCGCTGCCGGAGAGCAGGCCGGCGACGTTGTAGTCGTCTAGTAGGCGATGCAGCGCGTAGCCGGAGATCTGGCGGGTGAACTGGCCGAACCTTCGCCTGATCAGGAGTTCGTTTCGGTCGGTGAAGGCCTG containing:
- a CDS encoding Asp/Glu racemase, which encodes MSTRPLTNPMPAAVPPLLQTGIGVVAPYDFALDRELWRWTPDEVTLHLTRTPYAPMAATVEMAVHISDPELVARTTYDVLAVGPLAVAYACTFGSFVGGLAGELALVDAMVGAGAPAAVTTSGALLLALRRLGVHRIATVTPYTHDLTAGLTAFLAEAGIEVVATAGLGLIAQIWAVPYETTVELVRSVDSAAAEAIFISCTNLPTYDVIAGLEAALGKPVLTANQVTMWAVLELTGHTGIGPGQRLLSVR
- a CDS encoding M24 family metallopeptidase, translated to MKEYDARLAKVRAVLRQRGLGALVVSDPANIFYLTGYDAWSFYTPQCVLVPADGDVQLFARAMDAAGASYTCDLRADQIHGYPESYVHRPDLHPFDWIAQRCHELIPGGADVAVECDAHYFTARSYLALGNGLPGRRLVDSAELVNWVRLVKSPYELGQLRIAGTIAEHAMRVALDGLRPGRRQCDVAAEILAAQTTGTAEHGGDYPAIVPMLPTGDAAGTPHLTWSDRPFVDNEATTIELAGVHGRYHAPLARTVMLGDPPRRLRETAKIVADGMQATLSTIRPGVTGGAVHAAFNEVISAHGLVKESRIGYSIGIGYPPDWGERTVSLRAEETTVLTAGMAFHVILGMWMDGWGYELSEPVAVTDDGVERLTGLSHELTIRR
- a CDS encoding PLP-dependent aminotransferase family protein → MPALPYAARAAGLVGSVIDSSTSLLHKQTHDIVRFAMGSPAAEAVPSEVLSAIAAEELSRPAAYDYAATEGDPPLHAALLEMLRGTSDETTAERLTVTAGGMQGLDLFCKIFVDPGDLVVVESPTYTNGSATALSYGAELLEVPVDDDGMIVDDLPRLLDGRRPKAIYTIPTFQNPSGATLSLERRHQLLDLARSWGSMVIDDDPYGLLRFAGEPLPTLRELGAGDPLVFSVRTFSKIVAPGLRVGWVDADPELQQVLINAKQAMDTCTNLPAQRLLAGFLTGGHLEEHLVKQRAEYKRRKEAMHAALTEHFADIARWTDPEGGFFLWVTLQNGVDTEELFEVALAEGIAFIPGPAFSPGGRFTDAFRLCFASTTPDRIHEGVARLRRAADKLAG
- a CDS encoding D-2-hydroxyacid dehydrogenase translates to MPATPKSSADRPVVAVLCERATDRPPGLDGLPVDFRYCAADGLRAAVDGARALMLWDFFSTAVRDVWDDAGSLEWIHVTAAGVDTLLFDELRDSAVVVTNAHGVFDRPIAEYVLGAVIAHAKDSLRSYDLQRGRQWQHRETRSVLGARALVVGTGAIGRETARLLRAAGLEVRGAGRVARGDDPDFGTIVASSNLVAEVAWADHVVLAAPLTSATRGLVDAAVLAAMRPGTHLVNVARGPIVDETALLAALHDGRIAATLDVFDTEPLPPDHPLWDAPNVTVTAHMSGDVIGWRDTLAAQFATNVHRWLAGEPLLNIVDKKLGYIPTGDR
- a CDS encoding amidase is translated as MRQASELVAGYRTGELSPVEATQAALDAIERYGKQVNAFVLVDAEGALAAAKESEARWHAGTPLGPGDGVPTSVKDALWTKGWPTIRGSTMIDPAGPWDEDAPSVARLRETGAVILGKTTTPEYSWKGVTDSFTYGATGNPWDPARTAGGSSGGSATAVGLGMGVWSLGTDGGGSVRIPAAFTGTVALKPTYGLIPLYPPSAFGTLSHAGPMTRTVRDAAALLDIVTGFDSRDWSAMPTPSHSFLDGIDDGIAGLRVGFSANLGYVRNDPEVEALVRTAAGVLADLGAEVEDVDPGFADPVDAFNVLWWSGAAKVLSAYTVDDRVDPGLRRVAALGSAYTASDFLDATAVRMDLGTLMGRFHERYDVLVTPTLPITAFPIGQDVPDGSASPDWTDWTPYTYPFNLTQQPALSVPCGFTRAGLPVGLQVVGPRHADALTLRVGQAYQAATEWHLRTPTLEAQ
- a CDS encoding DUF3830 family protein translates to MSKYITVSLDKRGVSCVAKLLEDVAPRTCAAVWDALPLSAPVFHGKYARNEIYTLLPAFAPDPGKENTTVTPIPGDLCWFSFDSDDLGNPAYGYENTTGTGTTGAIVDLAVFYGRNNLLINGDQGWVPGNVFGAVTENLEEFAAACQDLWMGGARGETLSFSRL
- a CDS encoding MerR family transcriptional regulator, which gives rise to MFAIGEFARHGRVSIRMLRHYDAIGLLRPAYVDPATGYRSYTAAQLADLNRIVALKDLGFSLDQVRTMIADDLGPAELRAMLTLRRAQLETTLAESHARLAQVASRLRGLESDVPAADVVVKELPAVRLVGLTAAAPSFTPDDITPVVHPLCAELGRRLPEADVRPSGRLTCLYEQESEDQVVVRATVPAVVDAGGNLNGLDVIDLPAVQAATLVHRGPIDQVLPSWQALARWLDDNGRRAAEPARELYLDIPDDPDGWVTELQQPLTTG
- a CDS encoding FAD-linked oxidase C-terminal domain-containing protein; this translates as MPELVVVPADVEDLAAAVTLAAGAGAPVVVRGGGTSMAGNAIGSVAGGGVVVDTSRYVNQILDIDPTTRTAVVEPGVVLTDLLAAAKPHGLAFGADPSSASRATLGGMIANNACGAHSVAWGTTADNLRALDVVLSDGTRLTLDATADRAEAAARPGREGELHRALQAFTDRNELLIRRRFGQFTRQISGYALHRLLDDYNVAGLLSGSEGTLAATLRATVRLVELPKAKVLCVLGFSDSITSADCVPVVLRHAPLTMESINHELVDRLPTEVRDAAVHAGLPAGKAWLLVELGGEDEPSAAAAARAMLEELRDSGSPATASLVTDPKAQAVLWRCRTDAAGLATRRADGAEAWGGWEDAAVPPERLGAYLRGLDVLLNQHGLSGASYGHFGEGCMHMRIDFDLLSPRGLTTYREFVEQAADLVVELGGSVSGEHGDGRARGELLGKMYGADGLALFRELKRIWDPADVLNPGMIAEPPPLDLAIRHDGPAKDRGLLTIFDYPGDDHDFAQAQRRCVGIGKCRQTSGSVMCPSYQVTREELHSTRGRAHLLWEMLQGDVVTDGWRSTEVRDGLDLCLSCKGCLSDCPVNVDIATYKAEFTHHHYARRPWARPLSHWSMGWLPLWSRFAAHAPRLANRFAGSRLTKRLGGIAAERDVPPFATETFTRWFERRSTSAAGQRVVLWPDTFTNYLAPEIGRAAVAVLESAGYEVVLPSKPVCCGLTWISTGQLTKARRVVSRSLDTLAPHLDAGTPIIGLEPSCTAAFRHDAPALLAGNPLAASAATQIRTFSELLVDSAWQPPHVGGEAFVQPHCHQHAVLGFDADRKLMAAAGIEAGLAPPGCCGLAGNFGFERDHYDVSKAVGERVLLPAVRSLPQSTTVLADGFSCRTQIAQGTPRRARHLAELLADALPR
- a CDS encoding amidase family protein, yielding MDTALEIAERIRTGQVTSREVTEDLLARIANDTEVNAVVEVGDDALAAADRADAMVTEGAPIGPLHGVPMTVKDCFDVAGMHTTWGNPAFAGNIADRDATVVQRLRRAGAVIVGKSNVHTMLADFGQTANEIYGRTNNPADLSRTPGGSSGGGAAALAAGLTYLEYGSDLVGSIRLPAAYCGVYGLRPTNGLVPLRGFDVPGTPYLPSELPNLSTIGPLARSAADLRTALQATAGPDAPYSYRLPPPRHTRLQDYRVGVVTDHPAAPVTGDVGDALSATIDRIARTGAKIVDNWPVDVDPNEQAEDFGRQVELFFALHVDSDSELSLAELRDLERRRMTARQKWQRYFEDVDVFLCPTSFTVAFPHGATTIAGQPYEAQVFWIAHASLTGHPALSMPIGHTPAGLPVGAQVIGPWHEDDTAITFAELLAG